Sequence from the Cellulomonas fimi ATCC 484 genome:
AGCGCGGGGTGCACTCCGGCATGCCGCTGCGGGTCGCGGCGCGCAAGCTGCCCGACGGCGTGTTCCTCCCGGTCGACGCGGCGGCGTACGAGGCGGCCTCCGAGCGGGTCATGGCGACGCTGCGCTCGCTGGGCGTCGTCGTGGAGGTGCTCGGCTGGGACGAGGCGTTCCTGGGCGCGCGGACCGACGACCCGGAGCTGCTCGCCCGTCGGGCGCAGGAGGCGGTCCTGCGGGCGACGGACCTGCACTGCTCGGTCGGCATCGGGGACAACAAGGTCCGCGCGAAGATCGCGACCGACCTCGGCAAGCCCGCCGGCGTGTTCCGGCTCACGTCCGAGAACTGGTTCGACGTCATGGGCGAGCGCCCGACCATCGCCCTGTGGGGCGTCGGGTCGAAGGTGTCGCGCCGGCTCTCGGCCCTCGGCGTGACGACCGTGCGCGAGCTGGCGGGGTCCCCCGTGGACGCGCTGGTCGCGGAGTTCGGGCCGCGGATGGGCGTCTGGTACCACGAGCTGGGGCACGGCATCGGTCCGGCGGCGGTCGACGACGCTCCGTGGGTGCCGCGCGGGCACAGTCGGGAGACGACGTTCCAGCAGAACCTCACGACGCCCGAGCAGGTCCGCGAGGCCGTCTCGGCGCTGGCCCGCGAGGTCGTCGAGGACGTCGCGCAGGACGGACGCCCGGTGGTGCGGGTCGCGCTCAAGGTGCGGTACGCGCCGTTCGTCACGACCGGCATGAGCCGCAGGCTCCCGGCGCCGACGACGGACGCGGCCGCCGTGCTCGAGGCCGCGGCGGCGCTGGCCGAGCGGGTCGAGGACCGCGAGGTCCGGCTGCTCGGCGTGCGCGCCGAGATGCTCATGCCCCGCGACGGCGACCCGGCCGACCGCACGCCCGTCCGCGGGCGGATCTAGCTCCGCTTCGCCGCCCGGGGGTGCAGCCCGGTCGTCCGCGTATTGTTCTGACCATAAGACTAAGGGTTGCACATGAGGTCCGGATCGTGTCAGGGTGACGCGACCCAGAACCGCGCGGCGACGATGCCCGGCGGCCCGTGGACGGACGGCGGCGCGACGAGGCGACCGCAGATCGGAGTCCCCCTTGAGAGCAGCGACCCGTACGGCGGCCCTCGCGGCCGCCTCCCTGGCAGCCCTGGGCGCGGCAGTCCCCGCCGCCGTCGCCTCCCCCGCGGTCGGTCCCGCCGGCACCGCGGAGTTCCGCGGCGTCAACTGGGCGGACCCGCGCGACAACTACGCCGACGACGAGGTCGTCCCCTCCGGCCTGAGCACGGCCGACGACTACCGCGCCACCTACGCGAAGGCGTCGGCGACGGTCCTCGAGTTCCGCCACGAGCTGCGCGCGAACACCGTGCGCCTGCCGATCAACCCGTCGAGCGTCGGCACCGACTGGTGGGACTCGTACCGAGGTGCGATCGACGCGGCGACCCGGCACGGCTTCAAGGTCGTCCTCAGCTACTGGGAGGCCGACGACGCCAAGGACGGGCGCGCCGACGACCCGGCCGCCTTCGACGCGATGTGGGACACCGTCGTCGACACGTACGAGAACAACCCGAAGGTCTACTTCGAGCTCATGAACGAGCCGTTCGGCTACTCCCTCGACGAGTGGGTCGGCCTGAGCGCGGACTGGCTCGCCGACCACGACGACGTGCCACGCTCCCGCGTGATCGTCTCCGGCACGGGGTACAACGACGACGTCACCGGCGTCGGCGCGGCCCCCGAGCTCGACGGCACGCTGCTGTCCCTGCACTTCTACGGCTTCTGGGCGAACCACACGACCGAGGAGGAGTGGAAGGCCAACCTGCTGCCCCGCCTCGGCGACGTCGGCTGGCGCACGGTGGTCACCGAGGCCGGCTCGCCCATGACGACGGGCCTCAACTACGGCAACCACACGGGCGACGTCTCGACCGCCTACCTGGGCGCCCTGACCGAGGTCGCGCGCGACCAGGGCATCGGGCTCGTCTACTGGCCCGGCCTGCGCACGGG
This genomic interval carries:
- a CDS encoding DNA polymerase IV is translated as MGTDAAWVLHVDLDQFVAAVEVLRRPELAGKQVVVGGHGDPTERGVVSTASYEARERGVHSGMPLRVAARKLPDGVFLPVDAAAYEAASERVMATLRSLGVVVEVLGWDEAFLGARTDDPELLARRAQEAVLRATDLHCSVGIGDNKVRAKIATDLGKPAGVFRLTSENWFDVMGERPTIALWGVGSKVSRRLSALGVTTVRELAGSPVDALVAEFGPRMGVWYHELGHGIGPAAVDDAPWVPRGHSRETTFQQNLTTPEQVREAVSALAREVVEDVAQDGRPVVRVALKVRYAPFVTTGMSRRLPAPTTDAAAVLEAAAALAERVEDREVRLLGVRAEMLMPRDGDPADRTPVRGRI
- a CDS encoding ricin-type beta-trefoil lectin domain protein, whose translation is MRAATRTAALAAASLAALGAAVPAAVASPAVGPAGTAEFRGVNWADPRDNYADDEVVPSGLSTADDYRATYAKASATVLEFRHELRANTVRLPINPSSVGTDWWDSYRGAIDAATRHGFKVVLSYWEADDAKDGRADDPAAFDAMWDTVVDTYENNPKVYFELMNEPFGYSLDEWVGLSADWLADHDDVPRSRVIVSGTGYNDDVTGVGAAPELDGTLLSLHFYGFWANHTTEEEWKANLLPRLGDVGWRTVVTEAGSPMTTGLNYGNHTGDVSTAYLGALTEVARDQGIGLVYWPGLRTGDSYTLTEEVAPGDLEVTNASGLAQIQWGWGLRRHEALNDLPPAPPGEPLVSVHHSTGGDVCLDVPGASTAAGTVLGLWWCNGGGNQSFDATAAGELRIYGDMCVAPAGGTAAGGAGVAIVDCTGSAEQRWTVGADGTIASAADPTLCLTTPADSWGVTLAACVAGATTQQWTRG